TTCTGTGATAATACGGGCAAAAAGAGTGGACTTTCCTGTATTCTTTATTTCTAAAGAAGCTGTTTTCCCGATCTTTTCAGCCAACGTAACACTCCAGAAATTCTTGTCGGTAGCTACTTTTTCCGTTTTGCGGGCGTAAAGATAAGAAAATTCCATAGATCCCGAAACTTTATATTTATTCATATAATCAGCTAGAGCTACCAGTCCGAAAGAGGTAGTTTGCGTACTTAACCATTCACCGGAACTAAATACGGTGGATAACTGTTGAGCTATTTCGGCAGCCTCTCTTTCTTTATCCAACAAACACAATGTGATAAGCATAATGGCTTTATCCCGTTCCGGACTGCCGTAGGTCAAATCGTAGTAAGGATTGCTGCTAGTAATCGCTTCTGTTTTTTGTATCAATGTTTCCGCTACATCTTTCCGTCCCAATGTCGCATACGCCGCAGCTAACATCCAACGGGTAGGTTGGGTAAGCCCTGGAGTTTCTTTCAGACGATTCATGGCTCCTACTTCCGGCAATTGAGCGATAGCAAGGACATAGAGACGGTATGCTTGCGTCAATTCTTCCGATGAAAGATAAACATTCCGTTCGCTTTTCCAGTTACGTGCTACCTGCTGCAAGTTCCTCAAAAGACTCTTTTTCATCCCGTCAGGAATCAAATAACCGTGAGCTTCCGCTTCTAAAAGGAAATGAGCAGCATAGACTGTTCCCCACCCGTTTGTACTGGTCTGTCCGGGCCAGTAAGAAAGTGCACCTTCTGCCGTTTGGTAAGAACGTAATCGGCTGATCGTTTCCTTCACTGCGTTTTCTGCAGTCTGTTTTTGTGCTTCCGAAAGGTCTGCCAATTGCGGCAGATATATTTGCGGGAAAGCTTTAGAGACGAGTTGTTCCAAACAGCCATGAGGATAACCCAATAGATAAGACAAGCGGGTATCTAAGTTCAACGGAGCAACATCCGATACTTCAAGCGACAAAGTATTGGTTCCGTCTGCTCCCGGCAACGACACGTCTTCTTTCCAAGTCTTGCCGGCTGCTAATGTAACCGGTATAATCTGTGTTTGTGACTGACGGACAGAACGGATCTCTATTTCGGTAGAATAAACTGCTTTGTCCGCTTTACTGGCTGCTGTAAGGGTTACCGTTCCCACTCCGGGCTGATCTTTTACGCGGATGCGGAAGAGAGCTTCTTTATCGGTAGGCTCAGCAAAATTTAATTCTTTTTGCGGTGTTCCTACCACTTCCATGTTAGGTGAGCAACTAATAGATACTTGCACATTTCCGATACCTGGCTGTGTAGCAAAAACAGTGGCGGGTATTACCATCTCTTCTCCGACTCCTATCACACGGGGCAATGTTCCGAGAAGCATCACCGGCTTACGTACCAAGACACTCTTGCTTGCATCGCCATAAGCTTCTCCATTTCCAGCTACTACCATAATGCGGACACGTCCGTTGTAATTCGGCATCGTATATCGATGCTGCTGTTTTTCTCCTTTTTTCAGGATGAAGGGACCGTCAAACAGCACCACCGGTTTAAAACGGTTTACGATGGCTTTCGGACCCTTATTCAGGGCATCGTCACCTCCAATGCTGAATAATTGTTCGATGCGCCCCCCGTAGGCTCCTACTACGTAATTATACAAATCCCATGTACGTACACCCAGGGCTTCTTTGGCATTGAATGCCTTCCAAGGATTGGGAGTAACAAAATGGGTAAGATCCAGTAACCCTTCGTCTACTACCGCTAACGTATAAGCCATGGGGTTCCCGTCTTTTTCAGAAACGGTAATATCATATGGGGCTTCCGGCTTCAGTTCTTTAGCTGTCTGGATAACAGGATTCAAATGGCTTTCCGGGGAAGTAACGGTAAAAGGCGTAACGCCATACATGCGAATCGGGAGATCGTTCTTGGTAAGGGCATGAGGTTGCAGTAAAGTAATGTACACGTATGCATTCGGCTGCATATCCGGTGTTACTTTTATTTTTACCTGGGTTTCCCGTGCGTTGCAGGTGTAGGAAGAAACAGAAAGGATCCGGCTTCCGTTTTCTATACTGATAATCGCACGGCTGCCTTCGGAAGAGGGAAAGGTAACTACCATTTCTTCTCCCGGGGCATAGGTATCCTTATCTGTTTTAAAAACTAATTGAGTAACAGCTTCACTGCCGTCACGGTTCCGGCGTCCTTCATTATATGGCCAGTCGAAGTAACTTAAAATTCCGGACGAATGTGTACCATTCCTATCTTTTACCCGGATATAATAGGTTCCCCACTCTTCTTTAGGGAACTTAAGGTCAAAGTATGCTTGACCTTGGGAATTTGTCTTTAACCAGAACGTTCTAATTTTCTTATTATAAGAATCGGAAATGTAATTTGCCAATGAGGTAAGGTTATCGGAATCCCACCACCAGTACCAAGCTACTTTATAGATATCTATGTCCAATTCTACATTGGGTTGGGGATTTCCTAAATAGTCGACGGATGCGACTTTATAGGTATATTGCTGGCCGGTGTTCAGTTGTTCCTTTCCTTGCTGCGGACTCCATATACCAGCGTATCTTCGATAAGGAGAATACAAGATGCGTGTACCGTCTATGCTGAAATCGCCGGACTCTTCATACACTCTGGTTATCAGGTTGCCTAACAACATGCCGGGGGCTGAATTGCCGATTTCTATGCGGGCATTGATTTCCGCGTCACCTACGTCGTTTGTCCTGCCTGTGATGAGTTTACTTTCTTCACTGCTAAACTTCTTGGCGGGATCATCGAATGTATAATCTTTATAAGCTTTAAAGGTAGTCGGTGTGGAAATAAAAGTTCCTTGAATTTCGTATTTCAAGTTATGAGCCACTGCGCCTTGTAGCCATTGCACCTGTAGTTTAGCCTCCAACGGCTCTC
The genomic region above belongs to Parabacteroides pacaensis and contains:
- a CDS encoding MG2 domain-containing protein, which translates into the protein MKKWVYFFCLMGFFMGITSCKDTKNNPSEDLQYSPYVEAFTSGKISRFSPVYLIFSQDIPIKRQEAGKLSKQINITPEVKGTFSFENNRTIVFKPTEGFDRNTSYQVTADLSSWFETKGHDTDFSFSFSTLPASVKAYMQSFDINKKNENGYDVSCVIYTADREKPEVLEKIITANEKAETHWQHSPDGKKHEVTYLNLSPGDKKERNLELTVQPNKQGYPEEKLLSIEIPRANDFSVYDIQYQREPERFIEVTFTRPLDETQNMEGLAYIAANKNRTVNIESNKLRLYPDTKRTGAMNVHLYKGIRSKSGMTLSEDVVKQIEIDTQLPGVEFIGNGVIIPQSNELIVPFRAVYLRGVVVRVIKIFEQNIGQFLQSNNLDGSSNLMQVGRIVAYKTILLDENQTSDLSSWNTYALDLRKLMEPEPGAIYRIELSFNKQLSAYPCGGELAKLSPSELEAADKLKFQELSNQFDNGGYYYYNGDLNWSDYNYKERNDPCTESYYFDKVVAKNVLSTNLGIVAMAGENNNMIVLVHNIVSTNPEQGVKITLYNYQHQEVGAGVTDNNGKAEINLTEGKPFYLIASLGSQRSYLRVDNGSSLSLSTFDVAGEVVQKGMKGFIYGDRGVWRPGDTLHLGFMLNDREKKLPSGHPVIMELYNPLGQLYLRKTQTHGEMGLYVFDLPTEVDAPTGAWNAKVSVGGADFSKRLRIETIKPNRLKINLSIPEKVVLKGEPLEAKLQVQWLQGAVAHNLKYEIQGTFISTPTTFKAYKDYTFDDPAKKFSSEESKLITGRTNDVGDAEINARIEIGNSAPGMLLGNLITRVYEESGDFSIDGTRILYSPYRRYAGIWSPQQGKEQLNTGQQYTYKVASVDYLGNPQPNVELDIDIYKVAWYWWWDSDNLTSLANYISDSYNKKIRTFWLKTNSQGQAYFDLKFPKEEWGTYYIRVKDRNGTHSSGILSYFDWPYNEGRRNRDGSEAVTQLVFKTDKDTYAPGEEMVVTFPSSEGSRAIISIENGSRILSVSSYTCNARETQVKIKVTPDMQPNAYVYITLLQPHALTKNDLPIRMYGVTPFTVTSPESHLNPVIQTAKELKPEAPYDITVSEKDGNPMAYTLAVVDEGLLDLTHFVTPNPWKAFNAKEALGVRTWDLYNYVVGAYGGRIEQLFSIGGDDALNKGPKAIVNRFKPVVLFDGPFILKKGEKQQHRYTMPNYNGRVRIMVVAGNGEAYGDASKSVLVRKPVMLLGTLPRVIGVGEEMVIPATVFATQPGIGNVQVSISCSPNMEVVGTPQKELNFAEPTDKEALFRIRVKDQPGVGTVTLTAASKADKAVYSTEIEIRSVRQSQTQIIPVTLAAGKTWKEDVSLPGADGTNTLSLEVSDVAPLNLDTRLSYLLGYPHGCLEQLVSKAFPQIYLPQLADLSEAQKQTAENAVKETISRLRSYQTAEGALSYWPGQTSTNGWGTVYAAHFLLEAEAHGYLIPDGMKKSLLRNLQQVARNWKSERNVYLSSEELTQAYRLYVLAIAQLPEVGAMNRLKETPGLTQPTRWMLAAAYATLGRKDVAETLIQKTEAITSSNPYYDLTYGSPERDKAIMLITLCLLDKEREAAEIAQQLSTVFSSGEWLSTQTTSFGLVALADYMNKYKVSGSMEFSYLYARKTEKVATDKNFWSVTLAEKIGKTASLEIKNTGKSTLFARIITEGIPEQGEEKAYSNGISLAVSYVAQGGGPLNVDDLQQGDNFSAVVTIKNPSPRLFNNLVLTQIFPAGWEILNTRYLNEGTVATDSVPSGISYQDIRDDRVYSYIDHLPSGRQVTVRINLAAVYPGIFYLPPVRCEAMYDHLIQANTAGRRVEVK